In a single window of the Cucumis melo cultivar AY chromosome 11, USDA_Cmelo_AY_1.0, whole genome shotgun sequence genome:
- the LOC103498415 gene encoding CCG-binding protein 1: MESSLLRSLSSPLLLESTDLHLRRIGSLPSSRFSSTLVVRSSSKSHSYIPKLEPFSRSKLDRAIKEPPLIEKSENELADYCSTLEGDDSYSCWKAYFELKDLEKETPKQEVEKLILQAGGVKSLIGCLHGITAIPKSKGKEKEERKAWKTGVEGRGNKECPIPDGLPKSAEEIEEEEEGRMPDSAFTRLLRSKGTFPAWYSPAPDHETD; this comes from the exons ATGGAATCCTCCCTTCTCCGTTCCCTTTCATCTCCTTTACTTCTCGAATCCACCGACCTTCATCTTCGCCGGATCGGATCCCTTCCCTCTTCTAGATTTTCTTCTACCCTTGTTGTTCGTTCTTCTTCCAAAAGCCATTCTTATATTCCCAAGCTCGAGCCCTTTAGCCGTTCTAAGCTTGATCGCGCCATCAAAGAACCGCCTCTCATTGAGAAGTCTGAGAACGAGCTTGCAG ATTATTGTTCGACGTTGGAAGGAGACGATTCTTATAGCTGTTGGAAAGCGTATTTCGAACTCAAAGATCTTGAA AAAGAAACGCCAAAACAAGAAGTGGAGAAACTGATTCTGCAAGCAGGAGGCGTGAAATCACTGATAGGGTGCTTACACGGGATAACAGCCATACCGAAGAGCAAGGGAAAGGAAAAGGAGGAAAGGAAGGCATGGAAGACGGGAGTGGAAGGAAGAGGGAATAAGGAATGTCCAATACCAGATGGATTGCCAAAATCTGCTgaagaaatagaagaagaagaagaagggagaaTGCCAGATTCGGCGTTTACGAGATTGTTGAGGAGCAAAGGCACATTCCCTGCTTGGTATTCCCCTGCACCCGATCACGAAACAGATTGA